A single region of the Bacteroidota bacterium genome encodes:
- a CDS encoding efflux RND transporter periplasmic adaptor subunit, translated as MKKKILISSAFLVVIAAGAFFLLGGSKNSSDTLLPKVKVQKGNIVDKALAVGTIEPENEISIKSKVSGVVKHIFADAGAHVKEGQPLLEVRPDPTPLELAGAKRQVQLAQVDLDNLTKDDVRQESLVKKQLISTREYEEFQRQFQGSALRLKIAKEQLALLESGRVKIDETEIESIVKAPIEGHVLSKTVEVGDPVTPLTTYQEGTVLMKMASMNQLLFKGSVDEIDVGKLKEGMVAEIKVGALPNDTVKGFLRKISLKAEKKENATVFPIEIVIPAGSKITLRAGYSASASIIIQRKDSVLTVPERTVTFRNDSAFVKVALADGKEEERKIKTGLSDAISVEVLSGLKAGDEVLEKPVKKIE; from the coding sequence ATGAAAAAGAAAATCCTGATCTCCTCCGCATTCCTCGTCGTCATAGCGGCGGGCGCCTTTTTCCTGCTGGGGGGATCGAAAAACTCCTCAGATACCCTCCTCCCGAAAGTGAAAGTCCAGAAAGGCAACATCGTCGACAAGGCCCTCGCGGTCGGAACGATCGAGCCGGAAAACGAGATCTCCATCAAGTCGAAGGTGTCGGGCGTGGTGAAGCATATCTTCGCCGACGCCGGAGCGCACGTGAAGGAGGGGCAGCCTCTCCTCGAGGTTCGCCCGGATCCCACCCCGTTGGAGCTTGCGGGCGCCAAGCGGCAGGTCCAGCTCGCGCAGGTCGACCTGGACAACCTCACCAAGGACGACGTGCGGCAGGAGTCGCTGGTGAAGAAGCAACTCATCTCCACCAGGGAGTATGAAGAGTTTCAACGGCAGTTCCAGGGATCCGCGCTCAGGTTAAAAATAGCCAAGGAGCAGCTCGCGCTTTTGGAAAGCGGGCGCGTCAAGATCGACGAGACGGAGATCGAGTCGATCGTGAAGGCCCCCATCGAGGGGCATGTGTTGAGCAAGACCGTCGAGGTGGGCGATCCTGTGACACCCCTGACCACCTACCAGGAAGGGACCGTCCTGATGAAGATGGCAAGCATGAACCAATTGCTCTTCAAGGGAAGCGTCGATGAGATCGACGTGGGCAAACTGAAGGAAGGGATGGTGGCCGAAATCAAAGTCGGCGCGCTTCCCAACGACACCGTGAAGGGGTTTCTTCGCAAGATTTCCCTGAAGGCGGAGAAAAAGGAAAACGCGACGGTCTTTCCGATCGAAATCGTGATACCGGCCGGCTCCAAGATCACGCTGCGTGCCGGTTATTCCGCGAGCGCCAGCATTATCATCCAGAGGAAGGATAGCGTCCTGACGGTTCCGGAGCGGACCGTGACATTCCGGAACGACTCCGCGTTCGTGAAAGTTGCGCTTGCGGACGGAAAGGAAGAGGAGCGAAAGATCAAGACCGGGCTCAGCGACGCGATCAGCGTCGAGGTGCTCTCGGGTCTCAAGGCGGGCGACGAGGTGCTTGAAAAGCCCGTGAAAAAGATCGAGTAG
- a CDS encoding KpsF/GutQ family sugar-phosphate isomerase has protein sequence MTTQKKIIKKGREVVRIEAEAVAALERRIDASFARAVELLFSCKGRVVVTGMGKSGNVARKIVATFNSTGTPSLFLHPSDALHGDLGMVRREDVVLCISKSGDTAELQSLLPMFKRIGVPIISMVGTRNSKVAQHSDIVLDAGVREEACPYDLAPTSSSTAALVFGDALAMALLDQRNFTVEDFARYHPGGSLGRRLLLEIGELMVKNDAVPKVRRDIPIRDAIIEMTSKRLGATCVVGADRKLLGIITDGDLRRFLQKAGDVTDITAEMVMTRHPKTITENVLAAVALQEMETHNISQLIVVDAANRPVGMVHLHELVKAGLGGETP, from the coding sequence ATGACAACCCAGAAAAAGATCATTAAGAAGGGGAGGGAGGTCGTCCGGATCGAGGCGGAGGCGGTCGCAGCGCTCGAGCGCCGGATCGACGCCTCATTCGCGCGCGCCGTCGAGCTTCTCTTCTCCTGCAAGGGGCGCGTGGTCGTCACCGGCATGGGAAAGTCGGGTAACGTCGCGCGCAAGATCGTGGCGACGTTCAACTCCACGGGCACACCCTCGCTCTTTTTGCACCCGTCCGACGCTCTGCACGGCGATCTGGGGATGGTCCGGAGGGAGGATGTGGTGCTTTGCATCTCCAAAAGCGGCGATACCGCCGAGCTCCAGAGTTTGCTGCCGATGTTCAAGCGCATCGGGGTGCCGATCATTTCGATGGTCGGGACGCGGAACTCCAAGGTCGCACAGCATTCGGACATCGTGCTGGATGCCGGCGTCAGGGAGGAGGCGTGTCCCTACGATCTTGCACCCACCTCCTCGAGCACCGCGGCGCTTGTCTTCGGCGACGCGCTCGCGATGGCCCTTCTGGACCAACGGAATTTTACGGTCGAGGACTTCGCCCGGTATCACCCGGGCGGTTCCCTCGGCCGGCGGCTCCTGCTCGAAATCGGCGAGCTCATGGTGAAGAACGACGCCGTGCCGAAAGTGCGGCGGGATATTCCGATCCGGGACGCAATCATCGAGATGACCTCCAAGCGGCTCGGGGCCACGTGCGTGGTGGGCGCGGACAGGAAACTCCTCGGCATCATCACCGACGGTGATCTCCGCCGCTTTCTCCAGAAAGCGGGCGACGTCACAGACATCACCGCCGAGATGGTCATGACGCGGCACCCGAAAACGATCACGGAGAACGTTCTCGCTGCGGTGGCGTTGCAGGAAATGGAGACGCACAATATTTCGCAGTTGATCGTGGTCGACGCGGCGAACCGGCCGGTGGGGATGGTTCATCTCCACGAGCTCGTGAAAGCAGGGTTGGGCGGGGAAACCCCTTGA
- the lptC gene encoding LPS export ABC transporter periplasmic protein LptC, which yields MTGSSTSAGILTLAVLLTGCTEERVKPPVSSVGMGQDVPSQESWNASITFTDSGRTTAILRAGHISMFNDKRMTRLDSGIVVDFFDRDERHTSVLTARWGRVNDVTHDFEAHDSVVVVSDSGRTLRTEVLYWSNATQKVTTPAFVDITSPTEHIQGHGLESDQGLKQYTILKVTGQAKTNE from the coding sequence TTGACGGGTTCGTCCACGTCGGCCGGGATTCTGACGCTGGCCGTTCTTCTCACCGGGTGCACGGAGGAGAGAGTGAAGCCCCCCGTCTCGTCGGTCGGCATGGGGCAGGACGTTCCCTCGCAGGAAAGCTGGAACGCGTCGATCACGTTCACCGACTCCGGCAGGACGACCGCCATCCTCCGCGCCGGGCATATCTCGATGTTCAACGACAAGCGGATGACGCGGCTCGATTCGGGCATCGTGGTCGATTTTTTCGACCGGGACGAGCGGCATACTTCCGTCCTGACCGCGCGATGGGGGAGGGTGAATGACGTGACGCACGATTTTGAGGCGCATGACAGCGTCGTCGTGGTGTCCGATAGCGGCAGGACGCTCCGGACCGAGGTGCTCTACTGGAGCAACGCCACTCAAAAGGTCACCACCCCGGCCTTTGTCGATATCACCTCACCGACGGAACATATCCAGGGTCACGGATTGGAATCAGACCAGGGATTGAAGCAGTACACGATCCTCAAAGTGACCGGACAAGCCAAGACGAATGAATGA
- the lptB gene encoding LPS export ABC transporter ATP-binding protein, with product MTTPAVRTLRSEGLCKRYKKRLVVENVSVELRQGEVVGLLGPNGAGKTTTFYMIVGMIKPALGRVFLDELEITREPMYKRARMGIGYLSQEASVFRKLSVEENILAVLELTETPRSARRERCEQLMEDFGVTQVAKSKGYMLSGGERRRTEIARALATDPKFILLDEPFAGIDPIAVEDIMKIVHDLKNRGIGVLVTDHNVHETLSITDRSYLLFEGKIIKSGSAEFLANDPDARRLYLGEKFKLDRYD from the coding sequence GTGACGACTCCAGCCGTGCGTACGCTCCGGTCCGAAGGTTTGTGCAAGAGGTACAAGAAGCGTCTCGTCGTGGAAAACGTGAGTGTGGAGCTCAGACAGGGTGAGGTGGTGGGATTGCTTGGACCCAACGGTGCCGGCAAGACGACGACGTTTTACATGATCGTGGGGATGATCAAGCCCGCGCTCGGGCGGGTTTTCCTCGACGAACTGGAGATCACCCGCGAGCCGATGTATAAGCGGGCGAGGATGGGAATCGGGTATCTGTCCCAGGAGGCGTCGGTGTTCCGGAAACTGAGCGTGGAGGAGAATATCCTCGCGGTGCTCGAGCTCACCGAAACGCCCCGCTCGGCGCGCCGCGAACGCTGCGAACAGTTGATGGAGGACTTCGGCGTCACCCAGGTCGCAAAAAGCAAGGGATACATGCTCTCAGGTGGGGAGAGGCGCAGGACCGAAATCGCCCGCGCCCTCGCCACCGATCCGAAGTTCATTCTCCTGGATGAACCGTTCGCGGGAATAGACCCGATCGCGGTGGAGGATATCATGAAAATCGTGCATGACCTCAAGAACAGGGGTATCGGGGTCCTTGTCACGGACCACAACGTCCATGAAACGCTCTCGATTACGGACCGGTCGTACCTCCTCTTCGAGGGGAAGATCATCAAATCCGGATCTGCGGAGTTCCTTGCGAACGATCCCGATGCGAGGCGGCTCTACCTGGGGGAGAAGTTCAAGCTGGACAGGTATGATTGA
- a CDS encoding ABC transporter permease: MWAELLKEFFHDLKIHRVRASLTLVAIAWGTISVVLLLSFGEGLGNRLLNGEMNAGNRIMIVYGGQTGLAFEGLAKGRRVRLSEDDVDLVRQSIPGIEMASPQYRAGITLTYGKSSTTTECEGVNSAFEEMRRMYPVLGGRFLNEVDVAERRRTLVLGSEIAKDVFHTADPIGKTVLVDGTPYTVVGIIQNKLQTSMNNGPDSRRAIIPYTTLRSAYGRTNVNSLVIRPSDPGQQEFIKAQLYQVLGKKYKFAPDDERALGIWDFIEDEKIGRKINLGLSIFLGSVGALTLLIAGVGVANVMYVVVKERTREIGIKLAVGARRQYILAQFIFESLLIAFIGGAAGILFSWGVISAVWLFPADDGPMQFLGRPILSPAVMIVTTTILALIGLLAGFFPARKAASLDPVESLRYE, encoded by the coding sequence ATGTGGGCTGAATTACTCAAGGAGTTTTTTCACGATTTGAAGATCCACAGGGTGCGGGCGTCCCTCACTCTCGTGGCGATCGCCTGGGGGACGATCTCGGTCGTCCTGCTCCTCTCGTTCGGGGAAGGCCTCGGCAACCGGCTGCTCAACGGCGAAATGAACGCCGGCAACCGGATCATGATCGTGTACGGCGGTCAAACGGGGCTCGCCTTTGAAGGGCTCGCGAAAGGGAGGCGGGTACGCCTCTCCGAAGACGATGTCGATCTGGTGCGGCAATCGATCCCCGGAATCGAGATGGCAAGCCCGCAATACCGCGCGGGGATCACCCTGACATACGGGAAATCGTCGACCACCACCGAGTGCGAGGGAGTCAATTCTGCCTTCGAGGAAATGAGGCGGATGTATCCCGTGCTGGGGGGCCGGTTCCTCAACGAGGTCGATGTCGCGGAGAGGCGCCGAACGCTTGTCCTCGGCTCGGAAATCGCGAAGGACGTCTTTCACACCGCCGATCCGATCGGCAAGACGGTGCTCGTCGACGGCACTCCGTACACCGTCGTCGGCATCATCCAGAATAAGCTGCAGACGAGCATGAACAACGGACCCGACTCGAGGAGGGCGATCATCCCCTATACGACCCTCCGGAGCGCATACGGGAGGACGAACGTCAACTCCCTGGTAATACGCCCTTCCGATCCCGGACAGCAGGAATTCATCAAGGCCCAGTTGTACCAGGTGCTGGGAAAAAAGTATAAGTTCGCTCCCGACGACGAACGGGCGCTCGGAATCTGGGATTTCATCGAAGACGAGAAAATCGGACGCAAGATCAATCTCGGCCTGTCGATCTTTTTGGGTTCGGTCGGAGCCCTCACGCTCCTGATCGCCGGGGTGGGCGTGGCAAACGTCATGTACGTCGTCGTGAAGGAACGCACCCGGGAAATCGGAATCAAGCTCGCCGTGGGCGCCCGGCGGCAGTACATTCTCGCGCAATTCATCTTTGAGTCGCTTCTGATCGCCTTCATCGGCGGCGCGGCCGGGATCCTTTTTTCCTGGGGGGTGATTTCGGCGGTATGGCTCTTTCCCGCCGACGACGGCCCCATGCAGTTTCTCGGACGTCCGATCCTCTCCCCGGCTGTGATGATCGTGACGACGACAATACTGGCCCTCATCGGGCTTCTGGCGGGATTCTTCCCCGCGCGGAAGGCGGCCAGCCTCGACCCTGTGGAGTCCCTGCGTTACGAATAA
- a CDS encoding putative metal-dependent hydrolase → MPDPRYPIGPFERHSSIDERLRSTLIGQIREAPARLREAVRGASEELLETPYRPGGWTVRQVVHHLADSHLHAYLRSKFIVTEREPTVKPYDQSVWAELHDARKAPVELSLGLLDAVHNRWVLFLESLEPADFSRTFHHPEHGDDRLDGLVDLYAWHGRHHVAQIESLRGKR, encoded by the coding sequence ATGCCCGACCCACGCTATCCCATCGGTCCATTTGAGAGGCACTCATCCATCGACGAACGTCTGCGGAGCACATTGATCGGCCAGATCCGGGAGGCGCCTGCCAGACTCCGGGAAGCGGTCAGGGGCGCATCCGAAGAGCTGCTTGAAACGCCCTACCGCCCGGGCGGTTGGACGGTCCGGCAGGTCGTCCACCACCTGGCCGACAGCCATCTTCATGCGTATCTCCGGTCGAAGTTTATCGTGACCGAGCGCGAGCCGACCGTCAAACCGTACGACCAGAGCGTATGGGCGGAACTTCACGATGCCAGGAAAGCCCCGGTCGAGCTCTCGCTCGGACTGCTGGATGCGGTGCACAACCGGTGGGTGCTGTTCCTTGAGTCTCTCGAACCCGCCGACTTCTCACGCACATTTCACCATCCGGAACATGGCGACGACCGGCTCGACGGGTTGGTCGACCTCTATGCCTGGCACGGGCGCCACCATGTCGCGCAGATCGAATCACTGCGCGGGAAGCGGTGA
- a CDS encoding OstA-like protein, whose protein sequence is MNEFRTVLLPHLLFLAACLASNGRAQEAGKVVVLNHADSLVGREINGEQVKELIGNVQFTQGSTVVTCRRAMQYIAANKISLEGEVVVEDSSMRMLCTRGMYYGNDRSAEAFDHVVVEDRNTSVTAEYGKYFSREKKTFFRGNVRVQDTASIMTANELRYDRADEHSDATGNVRIMSPRNRMTVSGNHFEDFKRQRFSRMTEHPKLLQIDTLSGGGGDTMVVTGGVMESYQDTLERLVARDSVNIVRGTLAAESGVAIFYPQRDSIILRTSPFVWYAADRSQDNQISGDSIFIRLKERRPETITVRGDAFAVSRADSLYPARFNQMSGQEIILSFAGKAIQRIDVEKTATSLYYLFDGKSPNGLNKASGDRVTILFKEGRLDELKVIAGPEGQYLPEKMVRHKEAEQNLPGFNWREAAKRPSRKPEGAR, encoded by the coding sequence ATGAATGAGTTCCGCACGGTCCTTCTTCCGCATCTGCTCTTCCTTGCGGCCTGCCTCGCATCGAACGGGAGGGCGCAGGAGGCGGGAAAGGTCGTCGTGCTGAACCATGCAGACAGTCTCGTCGGCAGGGAAATCAACGGGGAGCAGGTGAAGGAGTTGATCGGAAACGTCCAGTTCACGCAGGGGTCCACCGTTGTGACATGCAGGAGGGCGATGCAGTATATCGCGGCGAACAAGATCTCCCTCGAAGGGGAAGTGGTGGTGGAAGACAGCAGCATGAGAATGCTGTGCACCCGGGGAATGTACTACGGCAACGACAGGAGTGCGGAAGCCTTCGACCATGTGGTGGTCGAGGACCGGAACACCTCCGTGACGGCGGAGTACGGAAAGTATTTCTCCAGGGAGAAAAAAACTTTTTTCCGGGGAAACGTGAGGGTCCAGGATACGGCCTCGATCATGACGGCGAACGAGCTCAGGTACGACCGTGCGGATGAGCACTCGGACGCAACCGGAAACGTGCGGATTATGAGCCCACGGAACCGGATGACGGTTTCCGGAAACCACTTCGAGGACTTCAAGCGGCAGCGCTTCAGCAGGATGACGGAGCACCCGAAGCTGCTACAGATCGACACACTTTCAGGGGGAGGCGGGGATACCATGGTCGTGACCGGGGGCGTCATGGAATCCTACCAGGACACGCTTGAACGCCTGGTGGCGCGGGACAGCGTGAACATCGTGCGGGGTACGCTCGCCGCGGAGTCGGGAGTCGCAATCTTTTATCCTCAGCGCGACAGCATCATCCTGCGAACGTCGCCGTTCGTCTGGTACGCGGCAGACCGCTCCCAGGACAATCAGATTTCTGGTGATTCCATCTTTATCCGGCTCAAAGAACGAAGACCGGAGACGATTACGGTTCGGGGTGACGCGTTCGCGGTCTCGAGGGCGGACTCGCTCTACCCGGCCCGCTTCAACCAGATGAGCGGACAGGAGATCATCCTGAGCTTCGCGGGGAAAGCGATCCAGCGGATCGATGTGGAGAAGACTGCGACGAGCCTCTACTATTTATTTGACGGGAAGAGCCCGAACGGGTTGAACAAGGCGTCGGGGGATCGCGTGACGATCCTCTTTAAGGAAGGACGGCTGGACGAGCTGAAAGTGATCGCCGGGCCGGAGGGGCAGTACCTGCCGGAGAAAATGGTCAGGCACAAGGAGGCCGAACAGAATCTGCCCGGCTTCAACTGGCGGGAGGCCGCAAAAAGACCCTCCCGCAAGCCCGAGGGGGCCCGGTGA
- a CDS encoding ABC transporter permease, with the protein MDRLLTIVSEFLVDLRAQKLRAFLTTFGIVWGTVAIVVLISFGVGFKKQVAQNMHGVGERIAIMFPGKTTKVFEGFGTGRPISFLEEDAHLLATEVKGIDRISPEYSKRDISVRLGKNILIPLVTGVYPVYHEMRNIIPAAGGRFIDEPDMQSRRRVAFIGNKVKEFLFGESEAIGKLIDVGGIPFTVVGVMIKKTQNSSYNSRDQDRIFIPASTFSGIYGDIHVNNIIFTPRDPREAESVITGVREVLGKKYKFDPADKDAIWVWDTTQFDKFLFYFFLAFNIFMGLIGSFTLGVAGIGVANIMYIVVQERVREIGVKRAVGAKRSNILTQFFLETFFLIGSGSLIGFATALGILKLLQYIPIKEFVGTPELSWEVVVATVFVLSIVGLAAGLMPAKRAANLNVVECLR; encoded by the coding sequence ATGGATCGGCTGCTGACAATCGTCTCCGAGTTTCTCGTCGACCTCCGGGCCCAGAAACTGCGGGCGTTTCTGACGACCTTCGGCATCGTGTGGGGGACGGTCGCCATCGTGGTGCTGATCTCGTTCGGGGTCGGGTTTAAGAAACAGGTCGCCCAGAACATGCACGGCGTCGGTGAACGGATCGCCATCATGTTCCCGGGCAAGACGACGAAAGTCTTCGAAGGGTTCGGGACCGGCAGGCCGATCAGCTTCCTTGAAGAGGACGCGCACCTGCTGGCGACGGAAGTGAAAGGGATCGACCGGATCAGCCCCGAGTACAGCAAGCGCGACATATCCGTCCGTCTCGGGAAAAACATCCTGATTCCGCTCGTCACGGGCGTCTACCCTGTCTACCACGAGATGCGGAACATCATCCCCGCCGCCGGGGGCCGGTTCATCGACGAACCGGACATGCAGAGCCGGCGCCGAGTGGCATTCATCGGCAACAAGGTCAAGGAATTTCTCTTCGGCGAGTCGGAGGCGATCGGAAAGCTCATCGACGTGGGGGGGATCCCGTTCACCGTCGTGGGGGTGATGATCAAGAAAACCCAGAACTCCTCCTACAACTCCCGCGACCAGGACCGGATCTTCATCCCCGCCAGCACGTTTTCAGGCATCTACGGGGACATCCATGTCAACAACATCATCTTTACGCCCCGGGATCCAAGGGAAGCGGAAAGCGTGATTACCGGCGTCCGCGAGGTCCTCGGCAAGAAGTACAAGTTTGATCCGGCCGACAAGGACGCCATCTGGGTATGGGATACGACGCAATTCGATAAATTTCTCTTTTATTTCTTCCTCGCATTCAATATCTTCATGGGGTTGATCGGGAGCTTCACGCTCGGGGTCGCCGGCATCGGGGTCGCAAACATCATGTACATCGTCGTCCAGGAACGGGTTCGCGAGATCGGCGTCAAGCGGGCCGTGGGCGCGAAACGGTCGAATATTCTGACCCAATTCTTTCTGGAGACGTTTTTTTTGATCGGATCGGGCTCGCTGATCGGATTCGCGACCGCGTTGGGGATCCTCAAGCTGCTTCAGTACATCCCGATCAAGGAGTTCGTCGGGACGCCGGAGCTCTCCTGGGAGGTGGTGGTCGCCACCGTCTTCGTCCTGTCGATCGTCGGGCTCGCAGCGGGGCTGATGCCGGCGAAGCGCGCGGCGAACCTCAACGTCGTCGAATGCCTCCGATGA